From the Cololabis saira isolate AMF1-May2022 chromosome 24, fColSai1.1, whole genome shotgun sequence genome, the window AGGAAGTGCCAGCTCCAACCTCTGGTACTGAGgtcaggggtgggggggggggctctgctCTGCATCAGTGCATTCATCACTGATTTGATCAGTGAAACAACCTGAAGGTGAAGGTCATTTACAAGAAGCAGCAGATGAGGCTCACGTtaactttgtttctttgtttgttttcagtgGAAAGGGGAGATCCAGGAGTTCTGTCCCAACACCAAGATGCTGCTGGTCGGCTGCAAGTCCGACCTGCGCACCGACCTCAGCACGCTGGTGGAGCTCTCCAACCACCGGCAGACGCCCGTCTCCTATGACCAGGTATTTATCTGTGGTGCTCAGTGAGGCCGTGAAGGAAAGTTCAGTCTGAGGACTAACGGGGACTAAATGTCGTcatcaacaaacctttatcacctgagcaAAAAgagacgaaaatgctggtcatgtgacgatagcgataattaaatatataatgcaatatcgttgACGAATAAAagcgagactaaaatgtagattacaaaataaaaactccagGACAGCAAACAGACGTGTGaaatcctttttattttttcccacattcccaatttaccaatttatgcaattataagtaAAAACTTTTATATTTTCATACCGTTTAAacgtatttaaaggcaaaaccaTGGGACAACTTATTCTCgtatccaacaaaacattccttttttgggcataaacaaaaaatatcaaaagttgTAACGTaacgaaaataaaaatcaatcttttagacacatttatcgatttttaggaattaatgagaatcgattgaggaaaatcaattttttttttttttttccccaacacaggcctacttgtttgaattgtaaaatgggttcggctaaatacaatctttgactaaaacgagactaaattctgactaaaaaaagactaaaatgctcagacttttagttgaaactgaaacttgacacgactaaaaggagaatgaatgtaactaataaaaactaaaatgatagcttgactcaaagactagactaaaactaaaattgaaacaggctacCAACAACAACCCTACGTGAATGATGAACTGATCCGTACGAGTGAATCATCGTTAACATGTCGGACCTCTCCTCCCCCCAGGGCTCCAGCATGGCCAAGCAGATCTCGGCTCCGTACATCGAGTGCTCGGCCCAGCAGTCGGAGAACAGCGTCCGGGACATCTTCCACGTGGCCACGCTGGCCTGCATCAACAAGAGCAGCAAGAACGTGAAGCGCAGCAAGACGACGCGCGCCAACAAGCGGATCTCACACATGCCGGGCCGGCCCGACCTGGCGGCCGTGGCCTCGGACCTGCGCAAGGACAAAGCCAAGAGCTGCTCGGTCATGTGACTGGTCAGGCCGGGGAGACCGAGGACGGAGCGGGCGGGGCGCCGCGGGGCGACGCCCGCGTGCAGGAGAGCCCTCCTCCCTCTGGAGGACGGGTGGAAGCTTCACTTGATGTACTTGttactggaatattctggatGTGGCCCCCCCTGCCCGAGCCCCGCCGGAGGAAGCCGTCGGTGGGCGGGGCCTCCGCTCCGGGAAGCTACGCGGCGGATGCACTCGAGGCTTTCCTCCCCGGCAGGAAGCCGGCGGGAGTGACGGCATCGCCGGACATGCCGGTGGTGATGGAGGGGACACGGGGGGGATTGGATCACACACTTCCTGTCCAGGGGACTTGTTGAAGACTCATCACTGTGGGACTGCTTGAGCATCGCTCCCGTAACTGTCCGTCTGCAGAGGAGGGCGTCGCTAACGTCCTCGTTTCATCGTAGCATCTGACGGGGAGGGGGGTGGTTTCTCTGAAGGTGGTTCATGATGCAACCTGGCTGCAGCCTGGAGACGGTCCAGGTCTTCAGTCTGCACCCAGATCCTTCCCAACACGTCCTCTTAAAGAACCCGACCAATGAGTCCTGCTGGCCGCTAGGCTCCGCCCACCTTCTACTCTGCTGAAATACGTCgttttaaaataaatgctgTTACTTCCCCGTCCGTTTCTCAATGGCAGCCCTCATAGCAGCCCTGTAGTCCGACTATATTCCAGCCGCAGTGACCCGTTACCCATAATGCACTGCAGCCCGAACAGCGATTGAGGCAGCATCTTGGAGTAATTAATCCATGAAGCCGATAACAAACGCGGGGCCTACGAGGCTTATTAGTCGGGTTCTTTCAGCTCACGTGTTTCTGTGAAGGAATCTTGTAAATGAGCTTAAGTTTCCGCTTCTCAGGAAGTGAGAACTTGACTAACTGTGAAACTGGGACATCCTGAACAGCAGCGTCTTTGCTCTCGGGCTGCGATTTACCTTTGtactcctgttttgtttttttttttctttcccttgcCACGAAAGTCCCGTTGCTGTCGGGTGAAAGTCCTCATTAAGGCAGCGGCACCAGGACTGGTTTGGGAGACGCTCAGCAAAAAACCGGGCCGTGGAAGTGGAGCTGCTGCTCTCGGGGGGGTTTGGACCGCGGTTGAACTCCAGGCTCGACCCGCGGGGAGCTGGTTCTACCGAACCCCGACGGAGATTAGAGCTGGGAGCTTCTTCCCACATCTGTCAGGAACTAAACGAGTAGGGGGGGCTGCGGTCCGCCCTCACCGCTTCTTTCAAACGCACACTTGAGTCCCGCCGTGCCGACTCCCGCCTCCACTCGCCCCGGACTGAAAAAGGATGATTGTATTTTAGTTTGTCTTCTTTTCTACATGGTTTGAAATGTGTTTTGGGTTCTTTCAGTGTTGGAGTCTCGTCACCTTTTTGGGCTCATCTCTAAAACGCAGCGACGCCTGTAATGTCAcgatgtaaaacaaaaaaaaatgggtgttgatttaaaaaaataagcgAAAGAAAATTGACTTTTTATGAAGTCTTGAAAAAACTGttgcttttttattattgttttggatTAGCTTCCAACGATGGTGCAATTAAGCTGTTCAGATTTCAAAATCATCGATGCACTTTTATCGATTAGCTCGTTCCCGCGCCGGAGGCGCCGCATTTGGCAGGACGCGCCGCCCCGGCTCCTCCCCAAGTTTCTGATCCCTTGACCCTTTTGTGTGTACGCTCATGTCTTTTTGAATGTTGATGTCATCTTCAAAATGTCTTTGCCAATGGTGTTCCCCAAATATTTATTGAGTTATATATATTTTCCCTTTAGAATAAAAGCAAATGAAATCAAAGCTTTTGGGTTGTTTTCTGTTTGGGGTTGAGGGAGGAAGATGCTGGCGACGGTTTTCATCCAATCTTTTTCAGGGTGTTTCAgtaaaaccaaaaagaaaatcaatgagGTGTAAATGCTGGAGTTAAATCTTTGGTATAAAGGTTTACTTATAGTGGCAGTGGCTGCTCTCGCTTTACATTTACAGACCATTAGAGCACCACCCCTGCACGCCAGAAGCCCATGAAAATGGTCTTTTTATTTGTTCAGAGGTAAATAAAGGGAGTGAAATGACCTGGAAGTATTTAAGTGACAGCAGTGATGAGAGCTGGTTAAATTTTCTAAATGCTGAGGAAAGGAGATTCACAGCTTCCTCAGGCGTCTCCTTTAGCTGAAGTGGGGGTGGGGGTCTGTCCCACAATCCCTTACAACCCCCAACATGACATTTGATTGTTTTACAGTTATATTATCGGGGGTCGACGTGATCAGGCTGCTAAGGAACAGTAttggggccaggcaggagaaaaataaaaatattttagaggatagaagactcttttttttttccattatgcacatcgagaaaaaattcaaaatgtcgattaatgttgaagtacaatttcgagaaaaaagtcgaaatgttgaggaaaagtcaaaatttcgtgaagttgaaatgttgaaaaaaaaaatgtattcacggaatttcgactttattcttgaaattgtatttcaacattaatcttgacattttgaagaaaaagtcgaaatgtcaagattaatgttaatAAAATTTccagaataaagtaaaaattttgagtcAACGTTGAggtaaaaaagtcaacatttcgtgaaagttgaaatgttgaagaaaaaggtgaaatttcgactttattcaagacatttcgccttttttctcgaaactgtatttcaacattattctcgacatttagacatttttgacttttttctcaaagtgcacaataatgccgcgttccatttgtcctaggaagtggggatttcccagttcccagttggatttttcaactggaacgccctttGAAgagggatttcccactgggaaagtgggagagtcttcaccacctccgagttcacattccaagatggctgccccggttgtaaacagtagaagagagctctgtaaaaatgcgtagcacttcattctagttttggtcacactaaatcagtcgtatacaagtattgttcggcatatatatgctgctatagtgtaatttacattttacatatggtatatgcgaactataatcttgttttcctactttttaactggaacgctgataactcggctttgacgtcattcccagttcccagttccgacttccgaggtaaatggaacgcagcataagcGTTGAACCAAAGTTTTCACACCACAAAAACTCCATGTCCCAGCATGCATCTCGCTCTGTCACGGAGCAAGTTACTTTACAATATTCCAAAATAGCGACAGGTTTTGTCGGCGCCCTTAAAAGGGCCGATAAATCACAGCTTTTGACGTTATTTATAGTATCAGACGTGTTTTTGATGCTTGTATCTGTCTGATGGATGTGAATGTGGGGCGACAGTTTGAAGCATCATTAAGAAGTCCGCCGTCCGTGAAGCTCTTGAAAGATAAAACACGACCCCGCTGATCTGAGGGACGGTGATGGTCGAGGAAAACATCCCCAGACTGGATTCCAGGGTCGAGGTATGTTCCTGGTTTCACCATCTGTTGCCTTTTCTGAGCTCTCAAAGACCCAGGAGGACCCTGCTATTAGCAGAAAACCGTAAAAATAAACAACCTCCAATCTGCCCAAATGAATGTCGACAGAACCGCAAAGTTTATTGGATAATGTCCTTTGGGTGATgacgggggaaaaaaaactggaGATTCCTGGCAAATTACATCAGCTTAACGGAAAAATGATTTCAAAGAAAAGAATGCAttataaattagaaataaaaacgCTGCTTACCGTCAGGAATTCAGTTAAATCAAAACACAAGGTCTGATTTCTGTTAAACTAGAAATACATAATTATAGGCTCTTATTTTCATATGAAAACAATCAGTTTAAAAGAGAAGAAATGGATCATAAAAATCTAATTTGCCACTAAAGGACACCTTTCAGTCCCCTTTTGCTGTGGGGGCCCTGGGGGGCCCCGGGGCCCTGGGTGTGTCTGGGAATGGGGTGCTGGGTGTTGGGGTTTCCTGTGGGTCCTGGTGTGGGGTCTCACCCCGGCTGCTGCTACAAAGCATTCAAAGTGACTTAATACAAACTGATGTCATAGCATCAATCAACGCGTTTCATTCAGCTCGCTCGAGGAACATCAGCTAACATctggaagaaaaagaaggaaaatactTAAATGGGTTATAAAAagtcaaggcaagtttatttgtatagcacaattcaacacaagctaattcaaagtgctttacatcaacattaaaagcggcaagacacaattaaacagcaaataacaaataaaatgataaaagaggtaaaataaagaggtaaaataataaagagtacaagttgtgctttttattattttatctcttttcttattttatttcattagggcccaagcactgactgCGAAGGccgtattgtatctgtaggaattttccttaacttttttttccctcttctgacgaaatgagggcctttttgcccccctttacgtgcccaaaaagtcaccaaattttgcacgcaagctaggcctggcgaaaaatttgatatttaatggtttgcattaatgggcgtggcctaatggctcaacagcgccccctagaaaactttgtgcctcaagccccacaatacagtttgacgtacatgcacgaaaatcggtacacacctgtatcgtgtcgcaacttaaagaaaagtctcttggcgccatggccgaaaccgaacaggaagtcggccattttgaattaatcgtgtaattttggcacaatttatgcaatttcttcggccgcttcttcgcccgaaccgtaacgtgcacccaggtgtgttatacgtcaaaatgtgcgtctcgatcctgcaacgatgggcattacttttctcagtcaaaagcgtaaccgtggtgacgatagatgcAAAAAAGCgctcccccccttcatctgattggtccatatttcatagttcctactttctgccataacttttgaatggtttgatataaagtcgtgggtggtgtcatcggactcggtattgagtacttaagcataattggtgcaaattagccccgccccttcatctgattggtcgatatctgatagttcctactttctaccataacttttgaatggtttgatatagagagtcgtgggtggtgtcatccgctaaatgtccaggcctgaagaatctacatgcaaagtcatacaagcttccactgcagcctgaacgtgcacaagggtgcgatggcccgttcatcgctgcttgcagctttaattttatttgttttttaagcgtactcttaaattaattaCTTTTTGTTATagagttatggataagcccagacccccgtgaccctgcaaaggataaagcgggtatagatgatggatggatggatggataagccctgaatgcagtcttgtgatgtagaattgtcaaattggtttaattcaccgcacgaatcggcacagattacttttgtaatactttaTTTGACCCAGTCTTTTACGTTTTGACcgcatagaaacgtaattcttgccattgtaagaatgagatgtacctgctgtactctactgcccttactttttaacaacttgtgctttttattattttacctcttttcttatcattttatttcattttatttgttatttactgtttaattgtgtcttgctgcttttaatgttgatgtaaagcaatttgaattaccttgtgttgaattgtgctttacaaataaacttgtcttgccttgttaagagtacagcaggtacacgtCTTATTAacttaagtatttaatttaagagtacgcttaaataacaaataaaatgaaataaaatgataagaaaagagataaaataataaaaatcagaagttgttaaaaaataagggcagtagagtacagcagttaagtatttaatttaagagtatgcttcagtaaacagcCCAGCAAAAAGCCCGGCATTTACTCATCAATGTCAACATGGGTTTCTCCAGCGCCTCAGTGCCACAACATCTCCTTCAGAGAACCGAGCTGAACGGGGGTCCTTGACTTTGCTGACATCTCAGTGAAAAGTAGGTTTTGTAGTGGCTGACTGTAACAAGAAGCTCTTTGTGAGTCTGCCTGCTCGTAGAGCTGCAGCATCACTCGAGGCAGCCTCCGCCGCGGAGGCCGCGCCGGATCCCCCGGGGGCCGCCCGGCATGGAAACTGCTTTTCCTCACACAGCAAGCCCATAAATCACCCGGTGACTTCATCACACGCAGCAGAACCCAGACGTATTAGGCTGTCAGTCGCGGGAAAAACAGGCTCGTCAGGTGAGAAATAAACGCCAGCGATGAGAGACGCACAAATGTTCTCCTCCTCGCTGTCGGACTGATTTTTTTCCTTCAGATAGTAAACGTTAGAAAATGATTCAAGTTTAAGCCATATCTTATTtttcaactagggctgggcgtcgattgaaatgttaagaattgattcaattccgattcttaagattcaggatcgattatcacgatttgatatggatttgggttagtgttattaaaaatgttttctgaGCTGTTGCCTAAATTATATGACTGTTATATGCAatatatgaatactagtattatattgagattcaacagcaagtattgcagctaatgatgctgtaaggaccaatcagctcccagaatgctgatagaactgctttcagaaacatcgtgtttgcagaaacagatccagggcagcaaacacagACGCCAGTGGTGTCAGTATCTACAGCAGTGCTATTAGGACACTAACCTGGTGCATTATAAAAAATATGACACTAAAAATTCACCTAAAAGCTGTTATTGTTGAATACAAATACTTGTATTTTAAGTTTAACATGAAAAAGACATTCTCAGCCAGTGACAATGTAAACAATGCTGGTTACTGGGTTTAAAGTGTGAACGTGTAAACTGGAAATTTTagctataaataaaaaaatagatacaAAATAGAAAGGCGTTGCCTATTAAAgtctaaacaaaaataaacttcaCTTACGACAGATTGTGTAGCCACAGATGTTCAGGGGTCACTTGTAACATCCACCCTGTTAGTTGACTGAAGCTTAATTTTCACATTTCCTCTGACCGACTGATACATCTATTACTGTCATTTACAATTCACAAttagcaattagggttaaggccttgctcaggggcccaaggtggttcatcttggttgccatgccacacctctatagccactagactaccaccatGTTTCTTACCTCTTCAGACAGATGTTCGTGAGACACCGTAACATAGTTTGGTTCCGTTACTTTAATTAGCCGCCTGAAGCCCTCGTTTTCAACTACAGAATACAGTGCATATGTAAATGAACTCCACAATCACCTCGGTTATTTTAGGAGAACATGTAGAATTGGCTGGTAGTTGTAGAGTTTGCTTGAATGTCATCCGTCGCGGTCCGGTGGACGGCTCGAGATCTCggtcaagggcgtaggtttgcatagggacggcagggacataacactaccaacttttcaggaagctcaaattgtccccaccaacttttaagcaaccttatttgcattatataatgagttcagatatataggtaatttagattgtcttcccaaatgttctaaggatagaattgaccctaccattattaagtggttttattttcattatgttcagacttacatttaccccttttcacttgctgaatttgccggtccatttttttttttccctcaaacgcacgtttgattggctgatgacttgttttcaaaatgtttctttagtagtttttgaaaacaaaggtttgaatcgaaccgtgtatcaggtgaaccaatacacatgaaagttattataagtcaatacagatttattttgcattgatcatttagccttcattaattaggttcatattcgtgacaaatgtagccctgacccccgttcacccaatctgtttggtcttattaatgtcccgtccccagcaaaaagtgtacatgcaggttatgccgTTATATCGTCCCttccaatgttgagaccaaacctacctTTTCTTTGAATTCAAAATAAGTAATAATGTTCATCCCttcaatgttgattttatgtgtTGTTTTACATAGTATATAGTTCTTTCCAAAATGTGCTGCTATAAGAGCAACCATAAAACAAGTAAGTTACACTTTCACAAAAGGTACATTTGTTATTGACGTCAAGGAATTTTGAGATATATGTGTTAGATGGGTATATGTTATGTAGTATTTTttggggctctagtggccctttattcaagtttcagacaggaagggggtagacatgcagcaaaggtgtgcaggctgggattcaaacctgcaaccactgcaggaggactgtagcctcagtatatgagctgctGCTTCACCACCTACGCCACCGAGCGGCTCATTATgtaatatttttaaatgtagttCTCTGATTTTGTTTGTAACACAGAATTTGAAAGGTACAAGCCAATTAATATCCACGAAAATAGCATTCCAAAACATTTCCTTCGTGGTGTTATTTTCCTCGCATTGTAGAAACATTCTCTGATCCGTTGCAACTCCCTCACCACGGCTGTGAGAAACATAGATGATATCATCCACTGGCCCCGCCCTTAAAATGCCCAGACCTTGCGGGTCATGGAAAGAAGACCTTAGTGGTGTTATTAGGAATCATTATAGGTTAGGTCTCAACTCACAGCGTAGAAGTCAGGTTTCTGGAAGTGCAAAACGGGTGAAATGACGACATCTGACACCACAGCCTTCCCATACGGCTGTCACTCCAAAACCCGCCTCTGATCATCCGTGAGTTTCTGGCTTTATATCCTTTTACAGATTATGGGGTACATTATTCACTTCCCTTTTTAGTGGTCACGGCTGTCAAATGGAGCTGTCGGGCCCAGAACCGTTGTCTGAATGGGGCCAGTGGCGCCTGACTCACTTCTGGAGCCACTAGTGCCCAGATTCCCTCACATCTGGATGAGATGCAGACACAGTCGGCAGAGTGACCGGGGCTCGCTGCTCGCTTTTAAATATTTACACGCTGAAAGGCTTCTCTGGCTGTTCCCAGAGAACCGACTCCACGTACAACATCACAGCTAACACCGAGTCTTCGGCTGAGCCCGTATTTTCACGGTTCTGACCTGACCCAGATACTGTAATGAGAAAGGAATCCCGCTAAAGCGTAACGCCTGAGCACAGCTCCGCGCCTGCACACTCGCCCTGGGTGGACGGGGGACTGAGCTGGCAGATAAGCAGTATTTAGAGAGTCTGGAGTCCACCCAGTCCTGGACTGTACGTGTCCCATAACCATAACGCCTCCCTCAGTCCGTGTTGACATGAATGAGCTCATCCTGACCAAGCAACGCTGCTCGTAACTCTTGATGGACGATAGTCTCGGGAGGTCTACTTTGATCctgaattaattattcattGAAAATGACCACCTCACAGTTGTAGGCCTCCACCCATCTCTCAGCCACCCCTCCCTCTGCTCCCACCCATGACTTCTGGCTTTGGGTGATGGCTAGAAATCCTCACGGTGTGCCGTGTCATCACTTAATTATTTTATCGCATTGGAAATTATTATGCAATAAGGAATATGTGGACTTTTCCCTTCTGAGGTCACGGTACTGTGATTAGTAGACGTTTGCGAATTGATGAAATTCCCGTGACGCAATCCTGATGATAGCATTTACTCGCACTGACCTTTGAACTCTTTAACCGTTTATTCTTTAAGTTCTTGTGACTTTTGAGCCAGCTCTGAAGACAATGATATTCTACATTCAAGACAATCCAATACTCTTTATTCAAcaaatttttaaaataaaatcctttttAGAAGATCTTTATTCAACTCCACatctctacactgcaaaaactcaaaatcttaccaggactgtttgtcttatttctagttaaaatgtctcatttttagtcaaaaaatctcattacacttaaaacaagagtcacaatttccacctgtttcaagtaaattttcactcgaaataagtagaaaaatctgccagtgggtagggctgtgcgattaattgattttaaatctaaatcggatttattaatcacaatcgatgttaaaaaaaggaaaatcggaaaatcgattttctttttttgcagcgGCTGCatgcgtctagtcatctttgtttggtcaagaaaattgtaaatgttgtgactttactaaactcaaggaggatttacagtatctttcaattgcacttcattcccaatagggacatttgtttgctatttttctttaaaaaataaagataaaatatttgaaacaatttattccattgtcttttgtagttttaccaaaaaaattgaaatcgaaatcgaaaatcgggttttcagagaaaaaaatcgggattttatttttgtccaaaatcgcccagccctaccagtgggacaagatttatattctcattacaagcaaaaaaaacatgttccagtggcagatttttctacttattttaagtgaaaatctacttgaaacaagtgaaaattgttgttttttccagtgatgagtcttgttttaaatgtaatgagatttttttttaataaaaatgagatattctaactagaaataagacaaatattcttgttaagattttgagtttttgcatagTAATGTTGACAGTAAAGACATGTGATACCAAAGGCCCTTTCAGGTCCTCCAGGGGGCTCTGGGCGTGTTAGCCTGCTACTACACTAAAGGGGGTTTCCATTAGTGAGGGTCTGGGGCAAACTGGGGGGGTGTGAATATTACCGGGGAAAACCCCGACCCAACCCCCACATATGGATATGAAATCTAGCTCTGGAGACCAGAACGGTATTCTGAacgaggctgtaaatatgttttacaTCAGTGGAGATGAGCCTGCTTTgcgacgtagaattgtcaaattggtttgattcaccgcacgaattggcacagattacttttgtaatactgtatttgacccggtctttgtacgttttgatcgtatagaaacgtaattctcgtcagttgtgtgaaataagacctggaaacaggcattttggcatagaattgtcaaattggtttaattcaccgtacgaattgttacagattacttttgtaatactgtatttgacccggtctttgtacgttttgaccgtataaaaaacgtatttcttgccattgtaagaatgagatgtacctgctgtattctactgccccaacttgtgctttttattattttacctcttttcttataattttatttcgtttaatttgtttcattatgtcttgccgcttttaatgttgatgtaaagcactttgaattaccttgtgttgaattgtgttatacaaataaacttgccttgctttggCCCCCAGTGGCCATGTGAGGAACTGAAACTCGTCCTACATCCTGGATGGCATCAACCTGAAAGGTGAAACGCTGGCCGTTGTACCTAACATAATTCCCACTTCTCACTTCTCGCTTATCGCTCGGCAACCACAGGAAGAGAAAGAACACATTTCAACGAGAGCAATGCAAAAGCAGCTGAGCTGGTGGCTGTTTTCAGCGAACATGAAGACTCCACCTTGACAGGAACTTGAGAAGGGTGTTTCATCAACACCAGGTCCCACCCAGCACCTTTGTGGTGCTACACTGACGTACCTAACCCAAGACAC encodes:
- the rnd3a gene encoding rho family GTPase 3a, with the translated sequence MKDRRAVPKPADAGMEPSTSVTCKIVVVGDSQVGKTALLHVFAKDCFPESYVPTVFENYTASFEIDTQRIELSLWDTSGSPYYDNVRPLSYPDSDAVLICFDISRPETLDSVLKKWKGEIQEFCPNTKMLLVGCKSDLRTDLSTLVELSNHRQTPVSYDQGSSMAKQISAPYIECSAQQSENSVRDIFHVATLACINKSSKNVKRSKTTRANKRISHMPGRPDLAAVASDLRKDKAKSCSVM